From Faecalicatena sp. Marseille-Q4148:
GAAGTCCTTCTGTCCGGTTCTTATTCTGGGCAACATATTTACTGTAAATAATATCGATAAGTACAAGAATCGGAAACTGCGGCGAAATAACATTCCCGTAATTCAGATACTTAAGCGACGGCACAACCGCCACCTCATCACAGAATTCCTCAAAAGACTCTCTTTTCTGTGCTGTGATCAAAATCGTTCTCGCCCCTCTTTTTCTGGCCCCCTGAAGAAAATACAGAATATCTTCCGTCTCTCCGCTAATCGAAATTCCGATCGCAAGACAGCCTTTATCCTGAAACACCGTCTGCATCTTCATCATGTCTCCGTCCGTAATCGAATCTATATCCACACCGATTCTCATAAAACGGCTTTCCACTTCCCTGGCTGCCAGTCCTGAACTTCCTTTTCCGCAAATGTATACCCGATTTGCTCTCGTAATCATCCTGCTGATATGTTCAATCTGTTTCTCATCTACAAGACTATAGCTCTTATTGAGAAGTTCCTGATACACATTCAGAATTGTTCTCGTATTTCCTTCCATCGTATCCTTACGGACTTCAAATGTTTCTTCATATTGATAAATAAATTCCCGATATCCTCTGTAGCCGCATTTCTGGGCAAATCTGGAAAGCGATGCCTCTGAAATATAAAGCCGTTCTGCCACAGCACGGGCAGAAAAATCTCCCCGCTCCTGATTATGAATAAAATAATCTGCAATCGTTTTTTCCACATTTGTGAACTTCTTGTAATTTGCCTCGATTACCGGCACAACGGACTTTAAATATTCCATAGATTACCTCATACTTTCTCCATGACGTTCCTGAAAATGATAAAATGCGCCAAGCATTCCGGCGTTGTTCTGATGACTTGCAAAAGCAAGCTTTGTCTTCTTTGCAATACTAGGCAGAAGATACTGCTCCAGTGATTTCTGGATGCGCGGACGCAGAAATTCTTCCTGTGCCATAATCCCGCCTCCCAGTACAACGAGCTCCGGATTCAATACATAACAGATATTTGCTATCCCATATCCCAGTATATCACACATTTCATCGATCGCGCGAATACAAATTTCATCTCCGTTCTTTGCAGCCTCAAAAATCTCTACACCATTCCATTTCCGTTTGTCCGAATGGCGCTCACACACCTTTTTCGTCAGAATACTGCTGGCTCCCAACGTCTGAAAATCACTGCCAAACATGTGCATATAACCAACTTCACAGGCGCTTCCGGAAAATCCGTGATGAACTTTTCCATCTATAATAATACATCCTCCGATTCCTGTCCCAATTGTAAGACAAAGAGCAGAAGAACATCCTTTTGCCGCTCCTGATTTTGTTTCCGCCAGGCCGGCACAGTTTACATCATTTTCCACTTCGCAAGGGATATGGAATCTCTCTTCCATTGTCTTTTTAAAATTTGTTCCGATATAGTCTGGAATCAGCGGCGCTGAATAAAAAATACTCCCCTGATCCACATCTACCATACCGGCTGTGGAAATACATATTCCTGAGATTTCTTCTTGTTTCACAAATGTCTCGACAATCGAGACAGCCTTTGCAAGGATCGCAGGACCTCCTTTGGACGCCTCTGTCGCCATCTGCTTTCTCTCAAGAATGTTTCCCTTTTCATTTACCATACCATATTTGATC
This genomic window contains:
- a CDS encoding MurR/RpiR family transcriptional regulator gives rise to the protein MEYLKSVVPVIEANYKKFTNVEKTIADYFIHNQERGDFSARAVAERLYISEASLSRFAQKCGYRGYREFIYQYEETFEVRKDTMEGNTRTILNVYQELLNKSYSLVDEKQIEHISRMITRANRVYICGKGSSGLAAREVESRFMRIGVDIDSITDGDMMKMQTVFQDKGCLAIGISISGETEDILYFLQGARKRGARTILITAQKRESFEEFCDEVAVVPSLKYLNYGNVISPQFPILVLIDIIYSKYVAQNKNRTEGLHGSTLEALHAKKPLTNTGR
- a CDS encoding ROK family protein, with product MKKYICIDIGGTAIKYGMVNEKGNILERKQMATEASKGGPAILAKAVSIVETFVKQEEISGICISTAGMVDVDQGSIFYSAPLIPDYIGTNFKKTMEERFHIPCEVENDVNCAGLAETKSGAAKGCSSALCLTIGTGIGGCIIIDGKVHHGFSGSACEVGYMHMFGSDFQTLGASSILTKKVCERHSDKRKWNGVEIFEAAKNGDEICIRAIDEMCDILGYGIANICYVLNPELVVLGGGIMAQEEFLRPRIQKSLEQYLLPSIAKKTKLAFASHQNNAGMLGAFYHFQERHGESMR